In Rhodothermus profundi, the genomic stretch AGTCGAGGATTTTCGTGACGACGCCGGCACCGACCGTCCGCCCCCCCTCGCGAATCGCAAAACGCAACCCCTCCTCCATCGCCACCGGATAAATCAACTTCACCCGAAACCGCGCATTGTCCCCCGGCATCACCATCTCCACCCCCTCCGGCAAACTAATATCCCCCGTCACATCCGTCGTCCGAAAATAAAACTGCGGCCGATACCCGTTGAAAAACGGCGTGTGACGACCCCCCTCCTCCTTCGACAACACGTACACCTCACACTCAAACTCCCGATGCGGCGTCACACTACCCGGCGCACACACCACCATCCCTCGCTCCACATCATCCTTCCCAATACCCCGCAACAACAACCCCACATTGTCACCCGCCTCCCCCTGATCCAACTGCTTCCGAAACATCTCCACCCCCGTCACCACCGACGTCAACTTGTCCTCCCGCAACCCAATAATCTCCACCGAATCCCCCACCTTCACCACACCCCGCTCAATCCGACCCGTCACCACCGTCCCACGACCCGTAATCGAAAACACATCCTCTATCGGCATCAAAAACGGCTTGTCCTTCTCCCGTACCGGCGTCGGAATGTACTCATCCACCGCCTCCATCAACTCCATAATCCGATCCTCCCACTCCGGCTCCCCCTGCAACGCCAACAACGCACTCCCCCGAATCACCGGCACCTCATCCCCAGGAAACTCATACTGACTCAACAACTCCCGTACCTCCATCTCCACCAACTCCAACAACTCCTCATCATCCACCAAATCCACCTTGTTCAAAAACACCACAATGTACGGAACCCCAACCTGACGCGCCAACAAAATGTGCTCCCGCGTCTGAGGCATCGGACCATCCGTCGCCGCCACCACCAAAATCGCCCCGTCCATCTGGGCCGCTCCCGTAATCATGTTCTTCACATAATCCGCATGACCCGGACAATCCACATGCGCATAGTGCCGCTTCTCCGTCGCATACTCCACATGCGCCGTCGCTATCGTAATCCCTCGCTCCCGCTCCTCCGGCGCATTGTCTATCGAATCAAACGTCCGCGGCTGATTCACCGGATCCGACACCCGCTTCGACAACACCTGCGTAATGGCCGCCGTCAACGTCGTCTTCCCATGATCCACATGACCTATCGTCCCTATGTTCACATGCGGCTTCGTCCGCTGAAATACCTCCTTCGCCATGGCTCTATAGGGTCTTGCGTGATGGTTCGTTTCCAATCATTCAGGCAGTCGTGGCACCCGTTGCCGTTGCGATAATCTCATCGGCAATGCTCTTGGGCACCTCCTCATAGGTTTCAAACTGCATCGTATAAATAGCGCGGCCCTGCGTTAGCGAGCGCAGGTCGGTCGAGTACCCAAACATTTCAGCCAGCGGAACCAGCGCCCGC encodes the following:
- the tuf gene encoding elongation factor Tu, whose product is MAKEVFQRTKPHVNIGTIGHVDHGKTTLTAAITQVLSKRVSDPVNQPRTFDSIDNAPEERERGITIATAHVEYATEKRHYAHVDCPGHADYVKNMITGAAQMDGAILVVAATDGPMPQTREHILLARQVGVPYIVVFLNKVDLVDDEELLELVEMEVRELLSQYEFPGDEVPVIRGSALLALQGEPEWEDRIMELMEAVDEYIPTPVREKDKPFLMPIEDVFSITGRGTVVTGRIERGVVKVGDSVEIIGLREDKLTSVVTGVEMFRKQLDQGEAGDNVGLLLRGIGKDDVERGMVVCAPGSVTPHREFECEVYVLSKEEGGRHTPFFNGYRPQFYFRTTDVTGDISLPEGVEMVMPGDNARFRVKLIYPVAMEEGLRFAIREGGRTVGAGVVTKILD